In one Lolium rigidum isolate FL_2022 chromosome 3, APGP_CSIRO_Lrig_0.1, whole genome shotgun sequence genomic region, the following are encoded:
- the LOC124704652 gene encoding calcium-dependent protein kinase 8-like, producing the protein MGNCCGAPSSQEKNRRKQKANPFTVAYNRPAGAAARAGLVVLRDPTGRDLEGSHVLGGELGRGEFGVTKLCTDSATGARMACKSISKRKLRTPIDVEDVRREVEIMRHMPPHPNIVSLSAAYEDEDAVHLVMELCEGGELFDRIVARGHYTERAAAAVTRTIVEVVQTCHRNGVIHRDLKPENFLYASKKESSPLKAIDFGLSVFFRPGERFTEIVGSPYYMAPEVLKRNYGPEIDVWSAGVILYILLCGVPPFWAETEQGVAHAIIRSVVDFKREPWPRVSEPAKDLVKRMLDPNPLTRLTAAQVLEHPWLHDSKKNPDIQLGDAVRAKLQQFSAMNKLKKKALRVIAEHLSLEEVADIKEMFDSMDVDKNGKLTFEEFKAGLRKLGNKMHDSDLRMLMDAADVDKNGTLDYGEFVTVSVHVKKISSEKHIQEAFSFFDKNKSGYIEIEELREALTDELEGPADEDIISSIIHDVDTDKDGKISFEEFAAMMKAGTDWRKASRQYSRQRFTNLSLKLHKDGSINDDDRK; encoded by the exons ATGGGCAACTGCTGCGGCGCGCCGTCGTCGCAGGAGAAGAACCGCCGGAAGCAGAAGGCGAACCCCTTCACGGTCGCCTACAACCGCCCCGCCGGCGCCGCGGCGCGGGCGGGGCTGGTGGTGCTGCGGGACCCGACGGGGCGGGACCTCGAGGGGAGCCACGTGCTGGGCGGGGAGCTCGGCCGCGGCGAGTTCGGTGTCACCAAACTCTGCACGGACTCCGCCACGGGGGCGCGGATGGCCTGCAAGTCCATCTCCAAGCGCAAGCTGCGGACCCCCATCGACGTGGAGGACGTGCGGCGGGAGGTGGAGATCATGCGCCACATGCCGCCCCACCCGAACATCGTCAGCCTCAGCGCCGCCTACGAGGACGAGGACGCCGTGCACCTCGTCATGGAGCTCTGCGAGGGCGGCGAGCTCTTCGACAGGATCGTCGCCAGGGGGCACTACACCGAGCGCGCAGCCGCAGCCGTCACACGCACCATCGTCGAGGTGGTACAG ACGTGCCACAGAAATGGCGTCATCCATCGGGACCTCAAACCAGAGAATTTCTTATATGCAAGCAAGAAGGAGAGTTCTCCTCTAAAGGCAATTGATTTTGGGCTATCCGTATTCTTCAGGCCTG GTGAACGATTTACTGAAATTGTAGGAAGTCCATACTACATGGCCCCGGAGGTCTTAAAGCGCAACTATGGGCCTGAAATTGATGTCTGGAGTGCAGGAGTTATACTTTACATACTTCTTTGTGGTGTGCCACCATTTTGGGCAG AAACTGAACAGGGAGTAGCACATGCGATTATACGATCTGTAGTAGATTTCAAAAGAGAACCATGGCCCAGAGTATCTGAGCCTGCTAAAGACCTTGTCAAGCGGATGCTGGATCCAAATCCATTGACACGGCTTACTGCAgcacaagtacttg AACATCCATGGTTACACGATTCCAAAAAGAATCCGGACATTCAACTTGGTGATGCTGTCCGAGCGAAGCTGCAGCAATTTTCTGCAATGAACAAGTTAAAGAAGAAAGCCTTGAGG GTCATTGCTGAGCATTTGTCGTTAGAGGAAGTAGCTGACATAAAGGAAATGTTTGATAGCATGGATGTAGACAAGAACGGGAAACTAACCTTTGAGGAGTTCAAGGCTGGGCTCCGTAAACTTGGAAACAAAATGCATGATTCAGATCTTCGCATGCTGATGGATGCT GCTGATGTTGATAAAAATGGCACCCTAGATTATGGAGAATTTGTTACGGTGTCTGTCCATGTGAAAAAAATTAGCAGCGAAAAACATATCCAGGAGGCCTTCTCGTTCTTCGATAAAAATAAGAGTGGTTATATAGAAATTGAAGAGCTTAGAGAAGCTCTGACTGACGAGTTGGAGGGACCTGCTGATGAAGACATTATCAGTAGCATCATTCATGATGTGGATACAGATAAG GACGGGAAGATAAGCTTCGAAGAGTTCGCGGCGATGATGAAAGCAGGGACAGACTGGAGGAAGGCATCCCGGCAATACTCGAGGCAGAGGTTCACTAACCTGAGCCTGAAGCTTCACAAGGATGGGTCCATCAACGATGATGATAGGAAGTAG